A window of Primulina tabacum isolate GXHZ01 chromosome 4, ASM2559414v2, whole genome shotgun sequence contains these coding sequences:
- the LOC142541449 gene encoding gibberellin 2-beta-dioxygenase-like: MASISTAQHVILAFGISQHIRPTAQFSAHITAMVVLSQQVDILDNFSQVKKSYESTFTGIPVVDLSDPDAKTLIVKASKEIGFFKVVNHGVSMELISKLEDEAVRFFGLPLEEKQKSAGTANPFGYGNKRIGCHGDVGWVEYLLFCTNHELILQDAGAALPAISESLRCLVMEYVSSVRNLGCEVLQMMADGLQIKPRNIMSKLIKDERSDSCFRVNHYPPSPELEAFGGGRNLIGFGEHTDPQIISIARSNHIEGLQICLQDTITWVSVPPDPSAVFIDVGDSLQVMTNGRFRSVKHRVLAGGLGSRVSMIFFGGPPLSQIITPLASLMQEDEESSYKEFTWCEYKTSAYNTRLADNRLSHFQKS, encoded by the exons ATGGCGTCCATCTCCACTGCCCAACATGTAATATTAGCATTTGGCATCTCCCAACATATACGGCCCACGGCTCAGTTTTCCGCGCATATCACAGCCATGGTGGTATTGTCTCAGCAGGTCGACATTCTTGATAATTTTTCCCAAGTGAAAAAGTCATATGAATCCACTTTTACAGGAATTCCAGTCGTTGATCTTTCGGACCCTGATGCGAAAACTCTAATCGTTAAAGCCAGTAAAGAAATTGGGTTCTTTAAAGTTGTCAACCATGGTGTTTCGATGGAGTTGATCAGTAAACTCGAAGACGAGGCCGTCAGGTTTTTCGGACTACCCCTTGAAGAGAAACAGAAATCTGCGGGGACAGCAAATCCATTCGGGTATGGTAACAAGAGAATCGGATGCCATGGTGATGTGGGTTGGGTCGAGTATCTTCTGTTCTGCACCAACCATGAACTCATTTTACAGGACGCTGGTGCCGCTCTTCCGGCAATCTCGGAAAGTTTAAG GTGCCTTGTGATGGAATACGTTTCATCAGTCAGAAATTTGGGCTGTGAGGTTCTTCAAATGATGGCAGACGGTCTGCAAATTAAGCCAAGAAACATTATGAGTAAGCTGATAAAAGACGAGAGAAGCGATTCTTGTTTTCGGGTGAATCACTATCCACCGTCTCCAGAACTCGAAGCATTTGGTGGTGGTAGAAATTTGATAGGGTTTGGAGAGCATACAGATCCACAAATAATCTCTATTGCAAGATCTAACCACATAGAGGGCCTACAAATCTGTCTGCAAGATACAATTACCTGGGTCTCAGTCCCACCAGACCCCTCCGCAGTTTTCATCGATGTTGGTGATTCATTGCAG GTGATGACAAACGGCAGGTTCAGAAGCGTAAAACATAGAGTTTTGGCCGGTGGTTTGGGGTCAAGGGTGTCAATGATTTTCTTTGGAGGGCCACCTCTGAGTCAAATTATTACACCTTTGGCTTCATTGATGCAAGAAGATGAGGAAAGCTCGTACAAAGAATTCACGTGGTGTGAATACAAAACATCAGCTTACAATACAAGACTGGCTGATAATAGACTTTCCCATTTTCAGAAATCATAA
- the LOC142542551 gene encoding uncharacterized protein LOC142542551, with translation MAGSEDLLLDLEELKQLQSIAKRPRVLSIISSGILYLEKLSTEAAAEPSSHTPTPVSAVHMPTPIPNLPMAASNPTLNYATLSSFSWDQDSDQLKIYISLEGVDKEKTESDFKPMSFDVKFHDVQGKNYRCAVPKLNKEIVPEKCKLIVKPKRVVISLIKASKGNWLDLHFKDDKLKPNLDKGSDPMAGIMDLMKNMYEDGDEEMKRTIAKAWTDARSGKAADPMNNYR, from the exons ATGGCGGGCAGTGAAGATTTGCTTCTAGACTTGGAGGAACTGAAACAGCTTCAAAGCATAGCGAAGAGGCCTCGGGTTCTCTCAATCATTTCCTCTGGGATTCTTTATTTAGAAAAG TTATCTACTGAAGCTGCTGCCGAACCATCTTCTCACACACCAACTCCAGTTTCAGCTGTACACATGCCGACTCCAATACCAAATCTACCAATGGCTGCATCAAACCCGACATTGAATTATGCTACTCTTAGTTCCTTTAGCTGGGATCAGGACAGtgatcagttgaag ATATATATCTCATTGGAGGGGGTTGACAAGgagaagactgaatcagacTTCAAACCAATGTCCTTTGATGTGAAATTCCATGATGTCCAAGGGAAGAACTATCGGTGTGCTGTACCTAAGCTAAACAAGGAGATCGTGCCTGAAAAATGTAAATTGATTGTGAAGCCTAAAAGGGTGGTTATCTCTTTAATTAAAGCTTCCAAGGGTAACTGGTTGGATTTGCACTTCAAAGATGATAAG CTGAAGCCGAATTTAGACAAAGGCAGCGACCCGATGGCTGGTATAATGGACTTGATGAAG AATATGTATGAGGATGGTGATGAGGAGATGAAGCGAACAATAGCTAAAGCGTGGACTGATGCAAGATCTGGAAAAGCTGCTGACCCTATGAATAATTATCGCTGA
- the LOC142542550 gene encoding 9-cis-epoxycarotenoid dioxygenase NCED2, chloroplastic-like codes for MIKHMASSSSVLDTNSSYWAGSRVSSPQFSFVEVGYRSNSVSMRNRHSKRNSISCVLHSPSIFTLPKLPFQTTTTPRTNLPSKKSDVQAPPPEWNILKKVAAKILDAVEGVLVSHERQHPLPKTADPGVQIAGNFAPVPEQPVQKNLQVTGKIPSCINGVYLRNGANPLHDPVAGHHLFDGDGMIHAVTIQGGKSVSYACRYTETQRLTQERKLGRPVFPKAIGELHGHSGIARLMLFYARGLFGILDHSHGTGVANAGLVYFNQRLLAMSEDDLPYQVRVNPSGDLETVARHDFSGQLKSAMIAHPKIDPESGELFSLSYDVVRKPYLKFFKFSNEGIKSPDVEIPLGVPTMIHDFAITENLVVIPDQQVVFKLQEMIKGGSPVIYDKEKISRFGILSKNAKNADDIIWIECPETFCFHIWNAWEEPETDEIVVIGSCMTPPDSIFNECNEKLKSVLSEIRLNLKTGESKKRPMINSSKQINLEAGMVNRNRLGRKTRYAYLAIAEPWPKVSGFAKADLSTGEVEKFIYGDCKYGGEPFFVPNDTNSKREDDGYILTFVHDENDWKSELQIINAMTLKLEACVKLPSRVPYGFHGTFVSSKDLENQA; via the coding sequence ATGATTAAGCATATGGCTTCATCTTCTTCTGTATTAGACACAAATTCAAGTTATTGGGCAGGAAGTAGAGTTTCTAGCCCACAGTTCTCGTTTGTCGAGGTGGGATATCGATCAAACTCGGTCTCGATGAGGAATAGGCATTCGAAAAGAAATAGCATCAGTTGTGTTTTGCATTCACCTTCGATTTTCACTTTACCCAAGCTGCCCTTTCAAACAACCACGACACCTAGAACAAATTTGCCATCCAAGAAATCTGATGTTCAGGCGCCACCGCCCGAGTGGAACATACTAAAAAAGGTGGCAGCCAAAATCTTGGACGCGGTGGAGGGCGTATTGGTTTCACACGAGCGCCAACACCCACTCCCCAAGACTGCCGACCCAGGAGTCCAAATTGCTGGAAACTTCGCTCCGGTTCCAGAGCAGCCGGTACAGAAAAATCTTCAGGTAACCGGTAAAATTCCCTCCTGCATTAACGGCGTGTACTTGCGTAACGGCGCCAACCCTTTACACGACCCAGTCGCGGGCCACCACTTATTCGATGGTGACGGCATGATCCACGCCGTGACCATCCAAGGAGGCAAGTCCGTCAGCTACGCTTGCCGGTACACGGAGACGCAAAGACTGACTCAGGAACGTAAATTGGGACGACCCGTTTTTCCTAAAGCCATTGGCGAGCTCCATGGGCATTCGGGCATAGCCCGGTTGATGCTCTTCTACGCCCGAGGCTTATTCGGGATACTGGATCACAGCCATGGCACAGGGGTGGCTAACGCCGGGCTAGTATACTTCAATCAAAGGCTCCTAGCCATGTCTGAAGATGATCTTCCCTATCAAGTTCGAGTGAACCCATCAGGAGATCTCGAAACAGTTGCGAGGCATGATTTCTCGGGGCAATTGAAAAGTGCCATGATTGCGCATCCAAAGATTGATCCTGAGTCTGGTGAGCTATTTTCTTTGAGCTATGATGTTGTTCGAAAACCTTATCTTAAATTCTTCAAATTCTCCAATGAGGGCATTAAATCACCTGATGTCGAAATACCACTTGGTGTTCCCACAATGATACACGATTTCGCCATAACTGAGAATTTAGTGGTGATCCCTGATCAGCAAGTGGTTTTCAAGCTTCAAGAAATGATCAAAGGAGGCTCCCCTGTGATCTACGACAAGGAAAAGATTTCCAGGTTTGGAATTTTGTcgaaaaatgctaaaaatgCGGACGATATTATATGGATTGAGTGCCCCGAAACCTTTTGTTTTCACATATGGAATGCTTGGGAGGAGCCGGAGACTGATGAGATCGTGGTGATTGGGTCATGCATGACTCCACCTGACTCTATTTTTAACGAATGCAATGAGAAATTGAAAAGCGTTTTATCCGAAATCCGACTGAATCTAAAAACAGGCGAGTCCAAAAAGCGGCCAATGATAAACTCGTCGAAGCAAATCAACCTAGAAGCCGGCATGGTTAACCGGAACCGGCTTGGCCGGAAAACCAGGTACGCTTATCTTGCCATTGCGGAGCCCTGGCCCAAGGTTTCCGGCTTCGCAAAAGCGGACCTGTCCACCGGAGAAGTCGAAAAGTTCATCTACGGCGATTGTAAATATGGAGGCGAACCGTTTTTTGTCCCCAATGACACGAATTCCAAAAGAGAAGATGATGGGTATATTCTCACATTCGTACACGACGAAAATGACTGGAAATCAGAGCTTCAGATCATAAATGCCATGACATTAAAATTGGAAGCCTGCGTCAAGCTTCCATCAAGAGTCCCGTACGGGTTTCATGGGACCTTCGTGAGCTCAAAAGACTTGGAAAATCAAGCATAA